ACTCAACTGGAGGAGAACCTGGCAGTTTGACAAACTCTTCTGAGAATCTTGTTTGCAATGAGGATTTGTATTGTGAGTTTCCACCCGTAGGAAACATGGGGAAGAGTAAAACTGGCCAATCAAGTAAGTCAAATGCTAGAAAAGAGTCCAAAAAGACAAGAGGCAGCAACCTGTGATCCATCAAATAGTGcctgttgagaaaaaaaaaggaattggtATTTTAAGTCACATAGATACAATAAATGAATAGATCAAAGCGTGGCTGTGAAGAACAGAAGAGGCACTGAAATGTAAATTGATTATTTGACATTGTGGCATTGTAAGTTTGTTTATGTCTCAAGTTGCAAATTGCCAGGGGAAGTTTGTGAATTGGTCCTTTatgatttctttttcctttttcctttgtttgtttAACTTATCTGATTTCAAGAATAGTACTATGATCACACTAACATTGTAATGAAATATCATTCCCTGTGTGTTTACTTGTGTTCATAATTATtccttaataataaattaatcttcTGTTGCCCTTTGGAATGGTCTTTTGGATCCTTACTCTACAATTTTGGTTTCCTGCCAGAGTAAGGATCGTCCAATAAGTTTTGGTCAGATGATAGCAATGAGACATGCTACGCGTTTAGGTAGAAGTGGAACCTTTTTCCCTTGGACCATAACAGTAGTAGTGGCCATAGAActtcaatacaaaattttatggaaaaaatattgtatgatTGATTTGGGAGGCATCAGGTCCACAAAGGTAGACCAATGGCAAGGAGTTTTATGGAGGTGAGAAATATCAAGAGGAATGAAAACCACAAAACTATCAAACTTTAAAGAAAACGTTGCAAGCTACTTTTCCCACCAAAACGCATCTAAGGGTTAATTGTATGTACATTTCTATAATGGGACAAGGCAGTGAAAGGGAGGGCTAGCTGAGAACCACAACCATTTTCCTAGAAAGGAGTCAACAAGTTTAAAGGACTCAATCGAATATTCCTCTCCTTCTTTCCACCAATGATAAATTATGATCACAAGTGGAAGTGGGAACGGTGGAACTTGAAGCCATACATGCATAAGTTCTTGGTTTGTGGCAATTCTATTCTGTAGACTAGCTACTAGCCTTATCCTCCTAGTGCAGAAAGCTGAAGGGGACTGTAGTGTTTAATCACACTTAGTAATATTTGATAGGGAAGGATTCCAAATTTAGATTATTAGTCCATTACCAATTCcctataaaacaaaatttatgagAGTACAAACTCCAAAATAGATTCATCTTAAGGACAATTTGTGTATTATTGCAAGAAAGATAATACCGTATAACTTTAGTCTTTAACAAATGCAAATTAGATAATGTGGTACCAAGGGTCACGAGACACTTGTATATAAGCGTGCCACGTTGCCTGCAATGTTCAATCTAGCAGAGCCACTTGGACAGTTACAACAAGTGAAAACGGTTAATTGAACGTGTACCCACATTCAAATGTGTTAGAATTTTAGAAGATTTTAGAGAAGGGTGTGGCTGTAAGTGTAGGTGTGCAAGTAGTAGTCTTCGCGTTCACATCATTGTACTCTGGACAGCACCATGGTAGGATCGAATCATTGCTCAAAATTTGCCCCTCACAAAACCAAGAAAGTTGTTGTGGTCCCGTCCCTTGTTTCCTTCCCCAAAAGGAACGTCCAATTGGAGTGCCATCTGCACAGGCAAGCTCTCTTGGTTATACCATTTTTATGTATTCATCTTCACAgacaaattaatgattataccttttttcttattatttaggTAGAAGCCTAGATGGTTGAAACATTTGTTGCCTGATGCAATCCGTGTATTAGGTTTACACCCAAGACTGGGTCTACTATGTTTTGGAAAATACCAAGTCATCAAGTCTTTTCCATGACCGTGTATAAAGGTAACTTTCAGGTTGGAAGCCTTTTTTTGCTGGAAGCAAGATATCTTTATAACCAAAAATCATGAGACTCACCCGAGATCACCGAAGTGGATTTTATCTCTCCCAACGAAGTATTTTCCATATGCATGGTAGGTATGCTTAAATAACCCAATGTTGGACCTTGTTGGTGGTTGGAAGCCCTTTTAATAAGGCTGAGAGTACCTAGACAACTAACTTTAAGAATACATGGTATACTAAATTAGGATCGGTTTTGCATGCTAACGTGATGCTTAAGAAATCAATTCaccataatttttataaatttcaatttattgtggataatgaataataatctgaatttatataaatcttGTCACTAAATACATGCACGAATTAATGCAGAATTGTTCTTGTTTAAACAACTTCAGGTTTAAATCTTGAATATACAACCTTCTTAAATATTCGGAAGGCAATTTTTATCACTGATTACCTCTTGTATAAAGGATAATTAAGTGCCATCTCTATCCAAAAGAATTAAGATAAATCTCACCATATAGTTAGTTACCTAGGACTTTTATATGGCCAACAACAAATCCTGGCTAAGCTACGTAAGTATAACCACTCGTTGGCCATTTATAAGCCACACCAACAGAAAAAACAAGAAACCATAAATCAGAACTTCCTACTGCATATATATAATAGCATCTTCCCCTTGATTTTTTCATCTCATGCTATTTTCGTGCCACTTTGCTCTTTTCCCCTATCTCTCTACTGCCAAAAGTTAGCACTTACAATATCCTATTCCTTTCTTTCTGTGTTTAGTTCTACACAAAGTACCAAACACTGGCTAGCAAGAAGGGCATGGCAACATGTGGGAGCCTGCATCACATCTTCGACACCCTTTTGCCAGAAAAGTCAACCCTGCTTGAATCCCTCTCATGGAACCAAATAAAACCCCTAAAATCCACAGACCAAACCCACTCCTTCACTGAGATATTTGGAGAACTCCATTTCAAGGAGAGTCCTATATCATCACCATTCACTCCCCACGTTTCtacttcatcatcatcatcgtcaaCTGAGATAACAAACAACACCAACAGGCACAAGAATAGTGACAGCTTCTCATCCTTGAGTTCTGAGAGTTTGCACCTTTGCACTGAGGGTCTTGGCTTTGAGAGTTCAGATGATGTTGAAGACTTCAAGGATGGAATGAGTGAGAGTTGTGAAGTGTATAAGGAGAAAGAGGGTGTCAAAAGGTGTGTGAGTTCAAGGGTGAGTGAGTACCCTCCTCCTATTTCTTGCATAGGGAGGAGTGGGAAGCCTTGGGTGTGTTTCAGGTCCTACAGAAGTGAAGGGAGGTTTGTTCTTGAAGAGATAAGGATTCCAACACATGAGTTCTTGCATGCTTGTAGAGAGGATGGAAGGCTGAAGCTGCATTTTGTTCATCATGAGGATGAACccatagaagaagaagaagaagaagaagatgatgatgatgatgatattggTGTAGAAACAATGGatgaagaggaggaagaagaaaacatggaagagaaaaatgatgatTAATTGTGTGGCAGATCATGAAGAAAATGAGATTGATGCTCAAGTGATGACTAGCCACTTACTTGATGAAAGAGCAGAAAATTTGAATGCTAAGGAAGATTTACAaaaataagagaagaagaaacaaaataattttaagcacTGTTGTGTTTTTGTATCTTTTCTTTAATATGTTGGCTTTTGTCTCTTAACTTCTAAAGATTTTGTCTGATGGAAACAGGAGTTGACACCTCTGATCGAGTTTTCATTCACATCAACTGTGACTTAAACTTGATTTTCAGACTTGTATTGATAAGCATGTAAATcttgttataaattttcattGCAGTTGGTGATCTTTTTCTGACCTTGTCAGAAGAAGTGTCTTTCATTaatctaaatattttatatataaaaaaaaaaaaaagttttgtgtGGTGTGTTCCAAAATTAGTGGACTAACGAGAAAATTGCAATCTTCTGTCAAGGACTCGATATTGTCCCACGCTACCTACTTCCCTTGTAAACGAGTCACGTCtattttatatgtttcttaGTCATGGGAAGTGGAAATTCGGGGACTTTCACGTGAGACAAGGTAGATGCATGTTATCTAAGGATTATCTTAACTAAACTATAATCCAAGATCCTATGAGCACAATGGCCGGGGAGGGTTGAATCGAGGTTAGCAATGACACATTTGAGTACTGCAACGCGTGAAGCACTTTTTCTTACCACAGAAAATACGAAGACAAAACCAAGGGAAAGTAGGATAATCTAGAAATAAATCAGAACCCATAATCGTAGTAGCAGAGATAAGATTGTAAAAGAGACACGAcacacaaaaagaagaaaagggcaCCAAGATAAGAGCATATAATATGTGATCCAGGGCCATGgtattttagacaaaattttgtGATATAATGTAATGTGCAAAATGTTCGATGCTCTCTTATTGATTTAATGcacaaattacataaataatggTTAACCAACAACAACCgacatataattataatttatgttcCTTAATCAATTGGTACAAAATAGGAGtgtacaaaaattattttgataaaaaaaactaaatcaaaCTGATTTTGAACTGTTTCAACTAGTTtggttttatatttaaataatcaaattagtttaaaaattagtttagaatcgaattgattttaaaaactaagTCTGAACTGAATTGATTTTTGAccagttttaaatt
Above is a window of Glycine soja cultivar W05 chromosome 12, ASM419377v2, whole genome shotgun sequence DNA encoding:
- the LOC114379168 gene encoding protein FANTASTIC FOUR 3-like — protein: MATCGSLHHIFDTLLPEKSTLLESLSWNQIKPLKSTDQTHSFTEIFGELHFKESPISSPFTPHVSTSSSSSSTEITNNTNRHKNSDSFSSLSSESLHLCTEGLGFESSDDVEDFKDGMSESCEVYKEKEGVKRCVSSRVSEYPPPISCIGRSGKPWVCFRSYRSEGRFVLEEIRIPTHEFLHACREDGRLKLHFVHHEDEPIEEEEEEEDDDDDDIGVETMDEEEEEENMEEKNDD